CCGAGTCCCCAGAAGTTGTTGCAGCAATTCAACAAAAACTTCAGGAAGCACAAGCAGTACTAGATAAAGTAAATTTAGCAGCCAAAGTTGATTTCAACACACTGCTCACTGCAAACGGGACTACCTAGTATGATTTATCTCGTTCGCCACGGCGAAACCGTTCTCCATAAAGGAATTTGCATAGGGCAAACAGACATTCCATTGGCTGAAAAAGGAATTGCGCACGTCTCTCAAAACACACTACCGCAATTACTTGCTCTACAACCGGAGAATCCACGGATCATTGCCAGCCCACTACGGCGCACGATGCAAACTGCTGAGATTTTGGATAACGAGCTTGGGGCGGGGATTGAAACGGAATCTGCTTTAAAAGAAATAGATATGGGAAAATGGGACGGCCTCACGTTTTCATACATACAAAAAAAACTGGCCGGAAGCTTACGAACAACGCGGCGATGACTTTGCTCACTTTCGAACACCAAAAGGTGAATCCTTTTTTGATGTTCAACAACGGGTGCTGGAAGTAGTTATTCCACTATGCCAAGTGCCTGAATCGCTTATTTTGGTAACTCACGCCGGAGTCATACGCACCCTGCTCTGCGCCGCAAACCAGACACCATTACAAGAGCTGTTCACCTATAAGCCTGCAACGGGTTCCATCACGTTACTC
This Halodesulfovibrio sp. MK-HDV DNA region includes the following protein-coding sequences:
- a CDS encoding histidine phosphatase family protein, with amino-acid sequence MWENGTASRFHTYKKNWPEAYEQRGDDFAHFRTPKGESFFDVQQRVLEVVIPLCQVPESLILVTHAGVIRTLLCAANQTPLQELFTYKPATGSITLLSKQIFLEKTLYLE
- a CDS encoding histidine phosphatase family protein: MIYLVRHGETVLHKGICIGQTDIPLAEKGIAHVSQNTLPQLLALQPENPRIIASPLRRTMQTAEILDNELGAGIETESALKEIDMGKWDGLTFSYIQKKLAGSLRTTRR